A genomic stretch from Candidatus Binataceae bacterium includes:
- a CDS encoding acyl-CoA dehydrogenase family protein produces the protein MDFKFSDEDEALRREFRAWLEENLPRDWHDEGELHDPETRDEFERRRRWHRKLYDGGWMCIHWPKEYGGRGATLLQQIVYSQELDRAKAPPTVNFQGIARVGPTLMQWGTPEQKRRFIPKIPSAEEIWCQGLSEPNHGSDLAAVETRAVDEGDHFVVNGSKVWTSNAHHADFSTLLCRTDPTLPKHKGLSYLLIDMKSPGVTVRPLVQMTGESGFNQVFFEDVIVPRANLVGQKNQGWMVAMTNMMFERTIHGGRTDMMVEVRQLAALAKKVERNGRPAWNDSYVRQRVARFACEAEALKYTSYRQLTRQLKGLPPGPEGSIMKLGTTDLNLRIQSFAMELLGAYGQFEYRAAGAIDHGKWSHRLLAARRGTIAAGTNEIQHNIIGERVLGLPKG, from the coding sequence ATGGATTTCAAGTTCAGCGACGAGGACGAGGCGCTTCGCCGCGAGTTCAGAGCCTGGCTGGAAGAAAACCTGCCGCGCGACTGGCACGACGAGGGCGAACTGCACGATCCCGAAACCAGGGACGAGTTCGAGCGCCGCCGCCGATGGCATCGTAAGCTCTACGACGGCGGCTGGATGTGTATCCACTGGCCGAAGGAGTACGGTGGGCGCGGCGCGACCCTCCTCCAGCAGATCGTCTATTCGCAGGAACTCGACCGCGCCAAGGCGCCGCCCACGGTCAACTTCCAGGGCATCGCGCGCGTCGGTCCGACCCTGATGCAGTGGGGCACGCCCGAACAGAAGCGGCGCTTCATTCCTAAAATTCCGTCGGCCGAGGAAATCTGGTGCCAGGGATTGTCGGAGCCCAACCACGGCTCCGACCTCGCCGCGGTCGAAACCCGCGCCGTCGACGAGGGCGATCACTTCGTCGTCAACGGCTCGAAGGTGTGGACGTCCAACGCCCATCACGCTGACTTCAGCACGCTGCTCTGCCGGACCGATCCCACGCTGCCCAAGCACAAGGGCCTCAGCTACCTGCTGATCGATATGAAGAGCCCCGGCGTGACCGTGCGCCCGCTGGTGCAGATGACGGGCGAGAGCGGCTTCAACCAGGTTTTTTTCGAGGACGTCATCGTGCCCAGGGCGAACCTGGTGGGACAGAAGAACCAGGGCTGGATGGTCGCGATGACCAACATGATGTTCGAGCGGACGATTCATGGCGGCCGCACGGACATGATGGTCGAGGTGCGCCAGCTCGCCGCGCTGGCGAAGAAGGTCGAGCGCAACGGCCGCCCGGCCTGGAACGACAGCTACGTGCGCCAGCGAGTCGCGCGCTTCGCGTGCGAGGCGGAGGCGCTCAAGTACACCAGCTATCGGCAGTTGACGCGCCAGCTCAAGGGACTGCCGCCCGGCCCCGAAGGCTCGATCATGAAACTGGGGACCACCGACCTGAACCTGCGAATCCAGTCGTTCGCGATGGAACTGCTGGGCGCTTATGGCCAGTTCGAGTACCGCGCCGCCGGCGCTATCGACCACGGCAAATGGTCGCATCGGCTGCTCGCCGCGCGCCGAGGCACGATCGCCGCCGGCACCAACGAGATCCAGCACAACATCATCGGCGAGCGCGTCCTCGGTCTCCCCAAGGGCTGA
- a CDS encoding SDR family NAD(P)-dependent oxidoreductase gives MEQELAGKVAIVTGAGRMRSIGRPIAKRLAQAGAAIVISGTGRPPERYPDDEKAAGWRDIDSVAEEIRQAGGRCLALVSDIADPRAVDALVERTVAEFGRVDILINNASAARGEDRVAAIEVKYDVWKKVMVTNVDGTFLMSCAAARGMIAQGHGGSIVNISSIASKIAAARSAAYAASKAAVNALSRSMALDLAPNGIRVNAICPGLIDTFRLDDLGRGESWEKLVKSFIPLGYAGDGTECAELVLFLVSDRGKWITGQAMNIDGGSIWG, from the coding sequence ATGGAACAGGAACTGGCAGGCAAGGTCGCGATCGTCACCGGCGCGGGACGGATGCGCAGCATCGGCCGCCCGATCGCGAAGCGGCTCGCGCAGGCGGGCGCGGCGATCGTGATCAGCGGAACCGGGCGTCCGCCCGAGCGCTATCCCGACGACGAGAAGGCGGCCGGATGGCGCGATATCGACAGCGTCGCCGAAGAGATCCGGCAGGCGGGCGGACGCTGCCTGGCGCTGGTCTCGGACATCGCCGACCCGCGCGCGGTTGACGCGCTGGTCGAGCGCACCGTCGCCGAGTTCGGCCGCGTCGACATCCTGATCAACAACGCGAGTGCCGCCCGCGGCGAGGACCGCGTCGCCGCGATCGAGGTCAAGTACGACGTGTGGAAGAAGGTGATGGTGACCAACGTGGACGGGACGTTCCTGATGTCGTGTGCGGCGGCGCGCGGGATGATCGCACAGGGCCACGGCGGCAGCATCGTCAACATCTCCTCGATCGCAAGCAAGATCGCGGCGGCCAGGTCGGCCGCCTACGCCGCCTCCAAGGCCGCGGTCAACGCGCTCAGCCGCTCGATGGCGCTCGACCTGGCGCCCAACGGCATCCGCGTCAACGCGATCTGTCCCGGCCTAATCGACACTTTCCGCCTCGACGACCTCGGCCGCGGCGAGAGCTGGGAGAAACTGGTCAAGAGTTTCATTCCGCTGGGTTACGCGGGCGACGGCACCGAGTGCGCGGAACTGGTGCTGTTCCTGGTGAGTGATCGCGGCAAGTGGATCACGGGCCAGGCGATGAATATCGACGGCGGATCGATTTGGGGATAG
- a CDS encoding enoyl-CoA hydratase-related protein: MSSDVVLYESKESIATITLNRPDKLNALSNALVGELRDALIHFEKSDDRVAVLTGAGERAFSAGADLRDPPRDPELWECMPGVGVPLSKPIIASVAGHCVGGGVCLVEFCTLAVAADNADFSYPEAQLGFCGGLIAGLAVRIPYKVAMELMLTGAHMKAARAYEVGMVNAVVPLAERMEAAYGYARRLAESAPLVLGLLETFTRDMLLPRGPSEMSAIARRYLLRVAHSEDAREGARSFAEKRKPRFTGR, encoded by the coding sequence ATGAGCTCTGACGTCGTCCTTTACGAGTCAAAGGAAAGCATCGCGACGATCACGCTGAATCGCCCGGACAAGCTCAATGCGCTGTCCAACGCGCTGGTCGGCGAACTGCGCGACGCGCTGATCCATTTCGAAAAGAGCGATGATCGCGTCGCGGTCCTGACCGGCGCGGGCGAGCGCGCCTTTTCCGCCGGCGCCGATCTCCGCGATCCTCCGCGCGACCCGGAGCTATGGGAATGCATGCCGGGGGTCGGAGTGCCGCTCAGCAAGCCGATCATCGCGTCGGTCGCGGGCCATTGCGTCGGCGGCGGCGTATGCCTGGTCGAGTTCTGCACACTGGCGGTGGCCGCCGACAACGCGGATTTCTCCTATCCCGAGGCGCAACTGGGCTTCTGCGGCGGCCTGATCGCCGGCCTCGCCGTGCGAATTCCGTACAAGGTCGCGATGGAGCTGATGCTGACCGGCGCGCACATGAAGGCCGCGCGGGCCTACGAAGTCGGGATGGTCAACGCCGTGGTGCCGCTTGCGGAGCGGATGGAAGCCGCCTACGGCTACGCGCGCAGGCTCGCAGAGAGCGCGCCGCTGGTGCTGGGACTGCTCGAGACCTTCACCCGCGACATGCTCTTGCCGCGCGGCCCGTCGGAAATGTCCGCGATCGCGCGGCGGTATCTGCTGCGCGTCGCGCACTCCGAGGACGCGAGGGAGGGCGCGCGGTCGTTCGCCGAAAAGCGCAAACCGCGCTTTACCGGCCGCTAG
- a CDS encoding ferredoxin, with protein MKVVVDHNLCEGNGRCVEVAPQVFELRDDDRSYVLLENLPQDLRAKAELATTLCPRQAIRLVED; from the coding sequence ATGAAAGTCGTTGTGGATCACAATCTTTGCGAGGGTAACGGGCGCTGCGTCGAAGTCGCGCCCCAGGTCTTCGAGCTTCGCGACGACGATCGCAGCTACGTGCTGCTCGAAAATCTGCCGCAGGATCTGCGCGCCAAGGCAGAGCTCGCGACGACGCTCTGTCCGCGCCAGGCTATCCGCCTGGTCGAGGATTAA